Within the Halomonas sp. HL-93 genome, the region CTGGTGCACGGTAATAAAACCATCGTGTTTAGCTAGCGTTAGCCAAGCGCTTGGCCATTGCCACCGCGGATAACGCCGACGCCCACACCTTCGATTTCGAGTGGCTGGCTACGTAGGTCGATCTCGATCGGGGCAAAGTCGGTGTTTTCCGCGATTAAAGTGACGTGATGGCCTTCGCGTTTAAAACGCTTAACGGTCACTTCATCTTCCAGGCGGGCAACGACAATTTGCCCATCCCGAATGTGCTGGGTACGGTGTACAGCGAGCAGGTCGCCTTCCAGAATGCCGATGTTTTGCATTGAAAGCCCGCGCACACGTAACAAATAGTCCGCTTTGGGCGTGAAGTAGTCGGCGGGTAAGGGGCAGTAGCGGTCAATGTGCTCGGCGGCCAGGATAGGACTGCCTGCCGCGACTTCGCCAATAATAGGTAAACCCGTCGCCTGATCCGTTGCTGATGGTTGGGTATCAAGCGTCTCCTGGGGCTCTTGGTTGGGTAAGCGGATACCGCGGGATGTGTTGCGGATGATGCGTATGACGCCCTTGCGCTCAAGTGCCCGCAAATGCTCTTCTGCCGCATTGGGCGAGCGAAACCCTAGCGCTTTGGCGATTTCGGCCCGGGTAGGCGGATAGCCAAACTCGGCCATGGTTTTGACAATAAAGTCGAAGACATTTTGTTGACGAACAGTTAACGGCCGCGACATACCAGCCTCCAATTGAATAAGTGGGCAAGACAGCGTCTGTTTACCTTTTGGCTATGTGGTTAAGTATACAGTATGTTTCCCTGTCCAGTATATCTTTGAGTTAGTCTGGCTAACAACCTGATGTATAAGGAGATGCGGTTGCGCTACAGGTGCGTCTTTTATCGCCAGGTAAACGTTGAGAGCTATCTAGCGATAACGTAGTATCCTAGTTTGTTTAAAACAGCCGTTTTTATGGACCGTTTTTATGGAGAGCAGCATGGCTCAATCGGATACGGTGACGCGCATTCTAGATACTGCGGAAGTGCTCTTTGCAGAGCGTGGTTTTGCCGAGACGTCCTTACGCAATATTACCAGTAAGGCGCGAGTCAACTTGGCCGCGGTGAATTATCACTTTGGCTCTAAAAAAGCGCTTATTCAGGCGGTATTCGCGCGTTATCTGGATCCGTTTTCGCAGCGTTTTCATAGTGCTCTAGACGATCTTGAAGCTCGCTATGAAGGGCGCGATATTCCCCTTGAGGTGCTGCTCGAAACCATGGCGACAACCGTGCTGACGGTGCCCGCTGAGCGCAATAGCCTAAAAGTCTTTATGCGTTTGCTTGGCCTTGCGTACAGCCAAGCCCAGGGCCATTTGCGCCGCTACATTCAGCAAGAATACGGGGATGTCTTTAGCCGATTCACTGATTTAGTGCGCCGCGCCACTCCTGATTTGCCGGACGCCGAGCGCTTTTGGCGGCTACACTTTATGTTAGGTACCGTCATCTTTACGCTTTCGGGACTGGATGCGCTGCGCGATATTGCTGAAAAGGATTACCACCAGCACGTCACGGTGCGCGACTTGGTTCGCCGCCTTCGACCGGTGGTGGTGGCGGCAATGAACGCGCCGCTACCTGACGAGAAAGACATTGAGAATCATGCAGACACCGTCGCTCATTGAGTTGCCTCCCCGCCAGGCGTTATGGCTCGAAATTGCCATTCAGGCACAGC harbors:
- a CDS encoding TetR/AcrR family transcriptional regulator, translated to MAQSDTVTRILDTAEVLFAERGFAETSLRNITSKARVNLAAVNYHFGSKKALIQAVFARYLDPFSQRFHSALDDLEARYEGRDIPLEVLLETMATTVLTVPAERNSLKVFMRLLGLAYSQAQGHLRRYIQQEYGDVFSRFTDLVRRATPDLPDAERFWRLHFMLGTVIFTLSGLDALRDIAEKDYHQHVTVRDLVRRLRPVVVAAMNAPLPDEKDIENHADTVAH
- the lexA gene encoding transcriptional repressor LexA; the protein is MSRPLTVRQQNVFDFIVKTMAEFGYPPTRAEIAKALGFRSPNAAEEHLRALERKGVIRIIRNTSRGIRLPNQEPQETLDTQPSATDQATGLPIIGEVAAGSPILAAEHIDRYCPLPADYFTPKADYLLRVRGLSMQNIGILEGDLLAVHRTQHIRDGQIVVARLEDEVTVKRFKREGHHVTLIAENTDFAPIEIDLRSQPLEIEGVGVGVIRGGNGQALG